The following are from one region of the Quercus robur chromosome 1, dhQueRobu3.1, whole genome shotgun sequence genome:
- the LOC126688417 gene encoding sodium-dependent phosphate transport protein 1, chloroplastic isoform X6 — protein MSIAILPMSAEFNWNPTTVGLIQSSFFWGYLLTQIAGGIWADTVGGKMVLGFGVVWWSIATILTPIAAKIGLPFLLVVRAFMGIGEGVAMPAMNNLLSKWVPVAERSRSLALVYSGMYLGSVTGLAFSPFLIHQYGWPSVFFSFGSLGTVWIAVWLSKAHSSPLDDPELRPEEMKLIMTNSVSKEPVKTIPWRLILSKAPVWALIVSHFCHNWGTFILLTWMPTYYNQVLKFNLTDSGLVCVLPWLTMAFSANFGGWIADTLVSKGLSVTRVRKIMQTIGFLGPAFFLTQLSHVNSPAMAVLCMACSQGTDAFSQSGLYSNHQDIAPRYSGVLLGLSNTAGVLAGVFGTAATGYILQHGSWDDVFKVSVGLYLFGTVVWNLFSTGEKILD, from the exons ATTGCTGGTGGCATATGGGCAGACACAGTAGGTGGAAAGATGGTCTTGGGATTTGGTGTGGTTTGGTGGTCAATTGCTACAATTCTCACTCCTATTGCAGCTAAAATTGGTTTGCCTTTCCTACTTGTTGTTCGCGCTTTCATGGGGATTGGCGAG GGTGTTGCTATGCCTGCCATGAACAATCTTTTGTCAAAATGGGTTCCTGTAGCAGAGAGAAGTAGATCATTAGCACTGGTGTACAGTGGGATGTACCTTGGATCAGTCACTGGCCTGGCCTTTTCACCATTTTTAATACATCAGTATGGATGGCCATCAGTCTTCTTCTCCTTTGGCTCCCTAGGAACGGTTTGGATTGCAGTGTGGCTAAGCAAG GCACATAGTTCTCCTCTTGATGATCCTGAACTGCGGCCTGAAGAAATGAAGCTGATCATGACCAACAGCGTTTCTAAAGAACCTGTTAAAACAATACCTTGGAGACTGATCTTGTCAAAGGCACCTGTGTGGGCCCTAATAGTGTCTCATTTCTGTCACAATTGGGGGACATTTATTCTTCTAACATGGATGCCAACATACTATAACCAA GTCCTGAAGTTCAATCTTACAGACTCGGGGCTTGTTTGTGTTTTGCCCTGGCTTACAATGGCATTTTCTGCAAATTTTGGAGGATGGATTGCAGATACACTTGTTAGCAAAGGTTTATCTGTTACAAGGGTTCGTAAG ATCATGCAAACAATTGGTTTTCTTGGTCCTGCTTTCTTCCTAACTCAGTTGAGCCATGTTAATTCCCCTGCAATGGCTGTTTTATGTATGGCATGCAGTCAG GGTACTGATGCATTCTCACAGTCTGGTCTATATTCAAACCATCAAGATATTGCCCCTCGATATTCT GGAGTATTGCTTGGTCTGTCCAACACTGCTGGAGTGCTGGCAGGTGTATTTGGAACAGCAGCCACAGGCTACATCTTGCAACATG GTTCATGGGACGATGTTTTCAAGGTTTCTGTTGGGCTCTACTTGTTTGGCACTGTAGTCTGGAACCTTTTTTCAACTGGGGAGAAGATCTTGGATTAA